From Garra rufa chromosome 19, GarRuf1.0, whole genome shotgun sequence, the proteins below share one genomic window:
- the LOC141292284 gene encoding 5-hydroxytryptamine receptor 2A — MALLNVTLPWNVSLDLNHSYFKSNLPELEDTQPTPKNWPALFILAIIFFTVAGNILVIMAVSIESKLHNATNYFLCSLAVADMLVGFLVMPASLISILYNHTWPLSDLLCPLWIFLDVLFSTASIMHLCAISLDRYIGIRNPIKYSRGNSLCKTLIKIISVWTVSVVLSLPIPVMGFQDKQKVFVNGTCTLNEPRFVLVGSTVAFFVPLIIMVVCYYLTLRDLQKHSTSFPQESKSHSKNSSARISDSSLLNSTSSNNSSTFPSKKGLRGQGRRGMMQALKNERRASKVLGVVFFLFLIMWCPFFITNVLIAICQDNCSEHLYNLIHFFVWVGYISSGVNPLIYTLFNETYRQAFAKYLRCKYHEDQPKKKAQVV, encoded by the exons ATGGCCTTATTGAACGTTACGCTTCCCTGGAATGTCTCTTTGGACCTCAACCACAGCTATTTCAAGTCTAATCTTCCCGAATTAGAGGACACACAACCCACGCCGAAGAACTGGCCAGCGCTGTTCATTTTGGCGATTATATTTTTTACTGTTGCGGGGAATATACTGGTAATTATGGCCGTGTCCATCGAGAGCAAACTGCACAACGCCACCAACTACTTCCTGTGCTCATTGGCTGTGGCAGACATGCTGGTGGGATTCCTAGTTATGCCAGCCTCACTAATTAGTATTCTTTACA ATCACACCTGGCCTCTTTCTGATCTGCTGTGTCCCTTGTGGATTTTTCTTGATGTGCTCTTCTCCACAGCGTCCATCATGCACCTGTGCGCCATCTCTCTGGACCGCTATATCGGCATCCGTAATCCAATCAAATACAGCCGCGGCAACTCACTTTGCAAGACCTTGATCAAAATAATCTCCGTCTGGACCGTTTCTGTAG TGTTATCACTCCCCATTCCAGTAATGGGTTTCCAGGACAAACAGAAGGTGTTTGTAAATGGCACCTGCACCCTGAACGAGCCTCGTTTTGTCCTTGTTGGCTCAACCGTGGCCTTCTTCGTTCCTCTGATTATCATGGTCGTCTGCTATTACCTCACTCTCCGTGATCTCCAGAAGCACAGCACTTCCTTCCCTCAAGAGAGCAAGAGCCACTCCAAAAATTCTTCCGCTAGGATAAGTGACTCGAGTCTGCTCAACAGTACGTCCTCCAACAACAGTTCCACATTTCCATCCAAAAAAGGCCTACGAGGCCAAGGCAGACGAGGCATGATGCAAGCCTTGAAAAATGAGCGACGAGCCTCTAAAGTCTTGGGGGTGGTCTTCTTTCTCTTCCTGATCATGTGGTGTCCGTTCTTCATCACCAATGTGCTGATCGCCATCTGTCAGGACAACTGCAGCGAGCATCTCTATAACCTCATTCACTTTTTCGTCTGGGTGGGATATATCTCCTCTGGAGTGAATCCTCTGATCTACACCCTTTTCAACGAGACGTATCGACAAGCTTTCGCTAAGTATCTACGATGTAAATACCATGAAgaccagccaaagaagaaggcaCAAGTCGTCTGA